DNA sequence from the Bacillota bacterium genome:
GGGAGTACTACGCGCTCCGCGGCTGGGAGGACGGCGTCGTCCCCGAGGCCAAGCTGCGCGAGCTGGGCATCGAGCCGGTGCGGAGCGGGGCCGCCTGAGCAGAGCCACCGCCCGGCCGCGGCCGGGCGGCGGCGCCCTTTCTCCACGCATGCGATCCGGGGGCCGCCCCTGCGGGGTGGCCCCCGGCCACGCGGCCGGGGGTCGAGAGGAAGAGGACGACCGCCCGCGAATACCTGGATTGTCACAGTTGCTGCTTTGTCAGCTGTACGATCCTGCCTCTCTTCCCCCTTCCCCCGGCGTTCGGGACGATCCATCCGCACTGCCCACCGACTCCCCAAGGAGGTGTCCGCGTGGAGGTCACCGTCCGTCTTTCCGTCAACGGCCGGCCCGTGGAGGCGGCCGCGGAGCCGAGGACGCTCCTGGTCCACTTCCTGCGCGAGACGCTGGGCCTGACCGGTACCCACGTCGGCTGCGACACCAGCCAGTGCGGCGCCTGCACGGTCCTGCTCGACGGGCGGGCCGTCAAGTCCTGCACGCTTCTGGCCGTCCAGGCCGACGGCCGGGCGGTCACCACCGTCGAGGGCCTGGCGGAGTTGCTGCCGGCGGAGGCCCGATTCGAGGGGCTCCACCCGCTGCAGGCCGCCTTCTGGGAGAAACACGGGCTGCAGTGCGGCTTCTGCACACCCGGCATGCTGATGACGGCCGCCGACCTCCTCTCGCGCAAGCCGGAGGCCACCGAGGCCGAGATCCGCGAGGGCCTGGAGGGGAACCTCTGCCGCTGCACCGGCTACCAGAACATCGTGGCGGCCGTGCGCCTCGCCGGCGAGCGGCTGCGGACGGCGGGCGTCGCGGCGACGGACGCGGTGGCGGCGCCGGTCGGCTCGCCGGCACGGGGGGGTGCGCGCTGATGCCCACGCTCTTCGGCACCCCGCTCAAGCGGAAGGAAGACCCCCGCCTGATCACCGGCCGCGCCACCTACACCGACGACCTCCGCCTGCCCGGCATGCTTTACGCCGCCATCCTGCGCAGCCCCCACGCCCACGCGCGCATCCGCGCGGTCGACGTCTCGGCTGCGCTGGCCACACCCGGCGTGGTCCGCGTCTACACCGGCAAGGATCTCGAGGGGCGCCTCGGCCCGATCCCGACCGCCTGGCTCGTCCCCGACGCCGACCTGAAGACGCCGCCGCATCCGGCCCTCGCCTCCGAGCGCGTCCGCTACACGGGCGACGGCGTGGCCATGGTGGTCGCCGAGAGCCGCGCCGCGGCCCGGGACGCGCTGGAGAAGATCCGCGTCGAGTACGAGCCGCTTCCCGCCGTGGTCGACGCCGAGAAGGCCATGGAGCCGGGCGCGCCGCAGGTCCACGACGAGGTTCCCGGCAACGTGGTCCTTCACTGGCGCGCCGGCGACGGCCCGGAGGCGGCGGAGAAGGCGATCGCCGGGGCGGAGGTGGTGATCCGGCGGCGCCTGCGCAACCAGCGCCTCATCCCCACGGCCATGGAGCCGCGCGCCGCGGTGGCGCAGTACAATCCGGCCACCGGCGAGCTGACCGTCTGGCTCACCTCGCAGAACCCGCACATCCACCGCTTCCTTCTTTCGGGGGCGCTGGGCATCCCCGAGCAGAAGCTGCGCGTCGTCGCGCCGGAGGTGGGCGGCGGCTTCGGCTCCAAGATCCCCTTCTACCCCGACGAGGCGCTGGTCGCCTTCGCCGCCCGCGACCTGGGGCGGCCCGTCAAGTGGACGGAGGAGCGCTCGGAGAACTACCGCGCGACCACGCACGGCCGCGACCACGTCCAGGAGCTGGTGCTGGCGGGCACCCGCGACGGGCGCATCACGGCGCTCCGCGTGCGCGCCATCGCCAACCTGGGCGCCTACCTCTCCACGGCGGCCCCCGGGGTGCCCACCATCCTCTTCGGCCTCATCGTCGCCGGCCCGTACGCCATTCCCCATGTGGACGTGGAGGTCTTCGGCGTGCTCACCCACACCACGCCGGTGGAGGCCTACCGGGGCGCGGGACGGCCCGAGGCCACCTACCTGCTGGAGCGGCTGGTCGACCTCTACGCCCGGGAGATCGGCATGGACCCGGTGGAGGTGCGGCGCCGGAACTTCATCCCGGCCGGCCGCTTCCCCTACACCACGCCCACCGGGCTGACCTACGACTCCGGCGACTACGGGCGGGCGCTGGAGAAGGCGCTGGAGCAGCTGGACTACGCCGCCCTCCGCCACCAGCAGGAGGAGCTGCGCCGCCAGGGGCGCTTCCTGGGGGTGGGCTTCTCCAGCTACGTGGAGATCTGCGGCCTGGGTCCGTCCAAGGTGGCCGGCGCCGTCGGCTTCCAGGGCGGCCTCTGGGAGAGCGCGCTCGTCCGCGTCCACCCCTCGGGCAAGGTGAACGCCTACATCGGCAGCTCGCCCCACGGCCAGGGCGAGGAGACCACCTTCGCCCAGGTGCTGGCCGACGAGCTGGGCGTGCCGGTGGAGGACGTGGAGATCGTCCACGGCGACACCGCGCAGACGCCCATGGGCTGGGGAACCTACGGCAGCCGCACCACGCCCGTGGGGGCGAGCGCGCTGGCGGTGGCGGCACGCCGCGTGGTGGAGAAGGCGCGCGCCATCGCCGCCCACATGCTGGAGGCGGCGCCGGAGGACTTGGACTTCCGCGAGGGCGTCTTCCGGGTGCGGGGCGTTCCGGACCGGCAGGCGACGCTGGGGCAGGTGGCGCTCCAGGCCCACCTGGCCTGGGATCTTCCGGAAGGCGTGGAGCCCTCGCTGGAGGCCTCCGCCTTCTACGACCCCGCCAACTTCGTCTACCCCTTCGGCACCCACGCGGCGGTGGTGGAGGTGGAGCCGGCCACGGGCCGGGTGAAGCTCCTCCGCTACGTCGCCGTCGACGACCCTGGCCGGGTGATCAACCCGCTGATCGTGGACGGGCAGGTGCACGGCGGCGTGGTGCAGGGCATCGGCCAGGCGCTCTGGGAGGCGGCGGTCTACGACGAGGCCGGCCAGCTGCTCACCGGCTCGCTGATGGACTACGCCCTGCCGCACGCGGCCCAGCTGCCGATCATCGAGACCCTCCGCACCGAGACGCCCTCGCCCGTCAACCCGCTGGGCGTCAAGGGCGTGGGCGAGACCGGCACCATCGCCTCCACGCCGGCGGTGGTCAACGCGGTGATGGACGCCCTGGCCCCCTTCGGCGTCGACCACCTCGACATGCCCCTGACGCCGGAAAAGATCTGGCGGGCCATCCGCGAGGCGGAGGCCCGGCAGGGAGGTGAGGCGGCGTGATCCCGGCGGCCTTCGAGTACCGGCGTGCCACGAGCCTCGAGGAGGCGCTGCGCCTCCTCCAGGAGGCGGGATCCGAGGCCAAGCTCCTGGCCGGCGGCCACAGCCTGCTGCCGCTGATGAAGCTCCGCCTGGCGCAGCCGGCGGTGCTGGTGGACATCGGCGGCCTCGAGGAGCTGCGCGGCATCCGCCTGGAGGGGGAGGAGCTGGTGATCGGCGCGCTCACCCCGCACGCCGAGGTGGCCGCCTCGGCCCAGGTGGCCGAGGCCTTCCCCCTCCTGGCCCGCGCGGCCGCGGCCATCGGCGACCTGCAGGTGCGCAACCGCGGCACGGTGGGCGGCAACCTGGCCCACGCCGACCCCGCCTCCGACCTGCCGGCGGTGGTGCTGGCGCTCCAGGGGCGCCTGGTGGCGCGGGGAGCCTCCGGCGAGCGGGTGATCCCCGCGGGGGACTTCTTCCTCGGGCCCCTCAGCACGGCGCTGGAGCCCGGCGAGATCCTGACGGCGGTCCGCCTGCCGCTCCTGGCGGGCCGGGTGGGCACCGCCTACGTCAAGCACCGGCATCCCGCCTCGGGCTACGCGGTGGCGGGCGTGGCGGCCGTGGTGCGCCTGGCGCCCGACGGGAGCGTCGACGAGGCGCGCCTGGGCGTCACCGGCGTCGGCCTCGCGCCCTACCGGGCCCGGGCCGCGGAGGAGGCGCTGCGCGGCCGGCGACCCGAGCCGGAGGTGCTGCGCGAGGCGGCGGCCCGCGCCACCGACGGCGTGGAGGTGACCGGCGACCTCTACGCCTCGGAGGAGTTCCGTGCCTACCTCTGCCGCCACCACGCGGCCGAGGCGCTGGAGGAGGCGCTGGCGGCGGCCGCCTGAGACGCGCGTCGCCTGGGGTCGCCCCGCTTCCTGGGGTAGGATCGGGGCGGAGGGTGAAGCGTGATCCCGGACCCCCCGCCCCACTCGCCGCTCTCCCCGGCGGCCGCCGACCCCCCGGTCCCGCGCCGTCCAGGGCCGGCAGCGGCGCTCTGGCGGCAGAACTGGCGCTGGGTGGAGGAGGACCGTCCCGCGGAGCCGGCCTGGAACCTGGCCCTGGACGAGGCGCTGGCCGAGCGGGTGGGCGCCGGCGAGGCGCCCCCCTTTCTGCGCCTCTGGACGGGGAGGCGTTCACTGGTCACCAGCCGCTACGACCCCGGGCTGGTCGACCGCCGGGGCGCGCTGGCCTGGTGCCGAGAGCACAGCTACGACCTCCTGCTCCGCTCAAGCGGCGGCACGGCCGTCGTCCATTCGGAGTGGACGCTCAACCTCAGCGCCGCCGTCCCCGCCCGCGACGGCTTCCCCTCGATCGCCCAGGCCTACGAGCTCTTGCCCGCGGGCCTCCTGCTGGCGCTGGCCGAACTGGGCCTGAGGGCGGGCTACGGCAGCGTGCCGGGAAGCTTCTGCGACGGCCGCTGGAACCTGGTCGCCCGCGGCCGGAAACTGGCCGGCACCGCCCAGCGTCGCCGCGCCGGCTACGTCCTCTGGCATGCGGTCCTGCTGGTCTCGGGCGGGGAGCGGGAGCTGGCCGCCATGAACGCCGACATCGCCGCCTTCTACCGGGCGGCCCGCGCCCCGGCGGAGGCGCCCGACGCCTCGGCGCTGACCAGCGTGGAGCTGGAGTGGCGCGCCGCCCATCCCGGCGCCGGCGCTCCGCCGCCCTCGCGGCGGGAGCTGGGCGAGCGCATCCGCGCGGCCTACGGCCGCCTCTGCCAGCGCCTGGAGACCGGGCCGGCCACGGAGGACGAAAGGGAGCGAGCCGCCCGGCTCGCCCCCTCCTGCCTGCCGCCGGAGCCCGCGGATGCGGACCGTTGAACGCCGTCTCAGCGCGCCGGCGCCGCCCCGCCCTTGCGCTCCATCTCGCGCTGGCGGAGCTCGACGCGGCGGATCTTGCCGCTGACCGTCTTGGGCAGGTCGTCGACGAACTCGATCTCGCGCGGGTACTTGTACGGGGCCGTCCGCTCCTTGACGAACTCCTGGAGCTGGCGCGCCAGCTCCTCGCTGGGTTCCCAGCCGCGCGCCAGGACGACGAAGGCTTTGACGATCTGGCCGCGCACCGGATCGGGGCTGCCCACCACCGCCGACTCGGCCACCGCCGGGTGCTCCAGGAGGACGCTCTCGATCTCGAAGGGGCCGATGCGGTAGGCGGCGCTCAGGATGACGTCGTCGGCGCGGCCCACGAACCAGAAGTAACCGTCCTCGTCCCGGTAGGCGCGGTCGCCGGTCAGGTACCAGTCGCCGCGGAAGACCTGCGCCGTCCGCTCGGGGTCCTTCCAGTATTCGCGGAAGAGGCCGACCGGCCGCTCGGGGCGGACGCGGATGGCCACGTCGCCCTCCTGGCCGGGCGGCAGCTCGCGGCCCTCTTCATCGATGACCGCCACGTCGAAGCCGGGCACCGGCTTCCCCATGGAGCCGGGCCGGACCTCGGTGCAGGGGAAGTTGGCCAGGCAGACGACCGTCTCCGTCTGGCCGTAGCCGTCGCGGATGGTCAGGCCGGTGGCGCGCCGCCACGTCTCGATCACCTCCGGGTTGAGCGGCTCGCCGGCGGCGACGCAGTGGCGCAGGGAGGGGAAGCGGAAGGCCGAGAGGTCCTCCTGGACCAGCATGCGGTAGTTGGTGGGGGCGGCGCAGAGCGTGGTGACCGGGTAGCGCGCCAGCATCTCCAGCGTCCTGCGCGCGTTGAAGCGGGCCGTGTGGTGGACGAAGACGGCGGCGCCCATGATCCAGGGGCCGAAGAAGCTGGACCAGGCCGCCTTGGCCCAGCCGGTGTCCGAGAGATTCCAGTGCAGGTCGTCGGGCTTCAGGTCGAGCCAGTAGGCGCCGGTGACGTAGTGGCCGATGCCGTTGGAGGCCTGGGTGTGGAGCGTCATCTTCGGGTAGCCGGTGGTGCCCGAGGTGAAGAAGAGGACGGCGGGATCGTCGGCGCGGGTGTCGCTTCCTTCGAAGGAAGCGTCGCCGCCCTCCACCAGCTCCTCGTAGCCCAGCCAGCCCTCGCGCTCGCCCTCCACCAGGATGCGCGCCCTCAGCCCGTTCCAGCCGCCGCCCGCACCCCCCGCCTCGGCCAGCGCCTCGTCCACCTTGGGCGCGTTCTCCGGATCGGTGATCACGGCCGCCACCTCCGCGGCCCGCAGCCGGTAGGCGATGTCGCGCGCGGTCAGCTGGGTCGTCCCCGGGCTGAAGACGACGCCCGCGCGGAGCGCCGCCAGGACGCTCTCCCACCAGGCGACGCGACGCGGGAGCAGCAGGAGGAGGCGGTCGCCCGGCCTGAGCCCCAGCGCCAGCAGCGCCGAGGCCAGGCGGCGGGAGCGTTCGCGGAAGCGGCCGAAGGAGATCTTCTGCTCATGGCCCTCGTCGTCCACCCAGAGCATGGCCATCCGTTCAGGTGTCGTCTGCGCGTGGGCGTCGAAGGTGTCGCGGGCGAAGTTGAAGCGCTCGGGCACCTGCCAGCGGAAGGAAGCCACCTCCTGGGCATAATCGCTCATGTTCACTGTCGTCGTCACCTTCCTTCGGCGAGGCGATTGCCCGGCATTTCGATATCCGCCGGCACCCTTCCTCTGGCGAAAAAAGGGGGGCGGCCGCCTGCCCCCCCCCTCCCCTCTCCGCCGGGCCGCCCGCTCTACGTCGTCCCGCCGGTCCGCTGGAGCTGCAGGTGGAAGGCGCGCAGCACCATGACCGCGGCCTCGGCCCGGACGGCCCCGCGCCCGGCCAGGAAGCTCCCGTCAGGATAGCCCGAGACCAGCCCCAGCGCCCTCGCCTCGGCGACATAGGGCCGTTGCCAGGCCGGAATGGCGGCGTCGTCGGCGAAGCCCGTCGCCCCGCCGTAACCGTGCGCCGCCGGATCGCGATCACCCAGGGCGCGGACCAGCCAGACGGCGATCTCGCCGCGCGTCACCGGCCGGTCCGGTAGGAAGCCGGACCCCACCTCCTCCGGCGCCAGCAGGCCCTCCTCCGCGGCGCCCTCGAGGAGCCCCTTGGCCCAGTGTGACCGCGGCACCGAGGGCAGGCGGTCGCCCGCCGCGATCAGGCGGAAGCCCAGCGTGCCGGCCACGATGCTCACCATCTCGGCGCGCGTCACCGCCTGACCGGGCCGGAAGCTCCCGTCCGGGTAGCCTGCGACGCCGCCCAGGCGGACCATTTCCGCCACCGCGTCGCGCGCCCATGAGCCCGCCAGGTCGCCCAGCGGCACGTCGAGCGGCAGCGCGACGAGCGGACCTGCACTCCAGCTCGCCTGACCGCCCTGCACCTCCACCGACCAGCTTCGCCGGGCCGCCAGCGCACCGCCCTGGTCGTAGGCGCGCACCTCCAGCGCGTGGGCGCCCTCGGGCAGCTCCAGCTGGACCGCATACGGAACGCCTGTCGCCACCGCCAGCCGGCGGCCGTCGAGCCAGTACTCCACGCGGTCGACAGCCGGGTGAGGCAGCCGGACGTAGGCGGCCAGGCTCAGGCTGGCCGGCGTCTCCCGGCCGTCGGTCAGCTCCTGGTAGCGGTAGGGAGCGCTCTGGTCGAAGCGGGTGACGTAGTACGGATCCTGCACCGCCTGCCGGTACGCCTCCAGGAGCGGCCCCTTCAGATGGTAGTCCCGCCCCGGGCCGCCCTGGTCGGCCTGGTCGAAGTAGAAGACCCCCTTCACCCGAGGATAGAGGAGCGGGATATAGCCCCAGAGGCGCCGGACGTTCCGGACGGCCCAGGCGGCGTCAACCTGGCCGGTCTCGTGCTGGACGAGGTCGACGCCCGTCTCGGCCACCAGGATGGGCTTGCGCTCCGCGTACAGCTGGTAGACCTGAGCCAGATCGTCCAAGGGGTCGAGGTTGGGCCCCTGGTTGTAGATGGCCTCCATCAGCGGCCGGTCCTGGGGTTTGGCGGCGTAGAAGGCCTGGTCGGCGTAGAAGTCGACGCCGACGAAGTCGACGGCATCGTCGCCGGGATAGTACTCCGGCAGGGTGTCGGCGGGCTGCACATTGGGCGCCCAGACCATGTAGACGCGGCTGGAGGTGGCGTGGACGACGTCGGCCACGTGGCGGAAGGCCTGCCGGTAGGCCTCGGGCTGGCCGCCCCAGGGCACCCAGCTCCCGTTCATCTCGTGGGCGAAGCGGAGGAGCACCGGCACGCCGAGCGCGTCCAGGTCGCGGACCAGCTGCCGCAAGTAGACGTCGTCGTAGGCCTGGGAGAGCCCGCCCTCCGGCTCCAGCGCCAGCTGGAGCGGGACCTGCTGCGCCGTCACCGCCTGCGCCACCCACGCAGGAAGCGGCTGTCCCCAGACCAGGTAGGCCAGGATGGCCTGCGGCCGCCCGACGTACCCCGGAATCCGAGAGAGATCCATGCCGACCGCCGGGTCCGCGTCGTACGTGCCGCCGGTCAGCGCCCCCGACCCGTCCAGGAGGCCGGCCGCGGGATCGGCCGGCAGCCGGGCGTAGAGGCGAAGGTCGGTGCGGTACTCCCTCGCCAGCGAGGCGGGGCCCAGGGCGGACTGGGGGTGGCCCAGGGCGTTCCAGGCGTCGGCCGACTGCCGCCAGGCCGCCACCGCCTGCGGATAGAAGCCGCGATCGGCCTCGGCTTGGGCGAGCTTGGCCGCAAAGACCGCCACCCTCTCGAGCGAGGTCGGATCGGAGTGCCCCGCCGACAGGGTCAGGATCGCCCGCCAGTCGGCGACGGCCCGAGCCAGGTCGCCCGCTCGGTAGGCGGCTTCACCCGCCTGGTAGAGGTCCCAGAAGCGGTCGGCCCAGGCGACCCTGCCCGCTCGGAACCCGCTACCCGCCCCGAAGAGCACCGTCACCAGGAGGGCGGCGAGGAGGCGCGCCGCGCCCCGCTTCCTTGCCCGTCTCGCTTCCGTCCCCGTTCCCCTCCCCTCGCCGCTTCGCTCCCCGCGGAGACGGCCCAGACGCCTTCTCCTGCGGCTGGATCGTACGGGAGAGCCGGTCATGGATCCTGCCGGAGGAGGCGGGGCGGAGGGCGGCTTGACAGCGAACGGTTCTCATTCTTACTGTGGAGTCCGGAACGCCCGTCCTACGGGTCACCTTACTCTCCGTGTGCGGCCGGTCGAAGGCGGCGAGGCGCCCGGCGCGGCCCGGCACGCGGAAGGCGGAGGGGGAAGGCCATGGATCCCATGACGGCGCAGGCAGCCGGAGGCTACGGGGCCCTGGACATCGCCGTCCTGGTGCTGCGGGAGGGGTTCGAGGCGCTGCTGGTGGTGCTGGCGCTGCTCGGCCTGGCTGCCCGGAGCCCGGCGGGGGAGCGGCGACGCCAGGAGACGGCGGTCGCCGCCGGCATCGGCGGAGGCCTTCTTCTGGCCCTTCTCCTGGCCTGGGCCGTGCGCCGCTGGCTGGCCGCCGAGGCGGCCGCCGCGGGGCGCGAGCTGGTCTCGGGGCTGGCTGGCCTGGCCGCCGTCGTCCTCATGCTCGGCGTCGGCTCCTGGCTCCACGAGCGGAGCACGGCGGCCGGCTGGAACCGCTACCTGAAGCAGCAGATGGAGTCGGCGGCCGCCCGCGGCAGCCTCCTCCGCCTCGCCCTGGTCGCGGGCACCGCGGTGCTGCGCGAGGGGGTCGAGGTGGTCGCCTTCTTCGCCGGCCTGGCGGCCTCCGTCGCCGCCGGCCAGGCGGCGCTGGGGCTGGTGCTGGCGCTCCTCCTCCTGGCCGCGGCGGGCTTCGCGGCGCTCCGCTTCGGCTGGCGCCTGCCGACCCAGAGGGTCTTTCTGGTCGCCTCGCTCCTCCTGGACGTGCTGGCCTTCAAGTTCGCCGGCGCCGGCATCCACGCGCTCCAGGAAGCCGGCCTCGTCCCCGAGTCCGCCGCTCCCCTGCCGGGCTTCGCCCCTCTCGGCCTCTACCCCACCTGGCAGTCGTCGCTGGCCCAGCTGGTCGTGCTCCTGGCGGTGACCGCCTTCTGGCTCGAGGCCCGCCGCCGCGACCGGGCGGCGCTCGGCGCAAGCTGAAAAGGCGGGGGCGGGCCGCGGCCCGCCCCCTTCTATTGTTCAGCGCCCGTGCCCGCCCCTCCCCGGGCCGCCCCCCGGGCCCGCGGAGGGAGGCCTCCGGCGAGGACGTCTACTTGTTGGCGAAGAAGTTGGCGTTCTTCTCGATGTAGCTCTTCCACTGGTCCGGGACGTCTTCCTGGAAGTAGATCGCGCTCACCGGGCAGACGCCGACGCAGAGGCTGCAGTCGATGCAGAGGCTGGGGTCGATGTAGAGCTGGTCCTCGCCCTCGACGATGCAGTTGACGGGGCAGACCTCCTGGCAGGACTTGTCCTTCACGCCGATGCACGGTTCGCAGATGACATAGGCCATGCTGTCGACCTCCTTGGATGTTCGCCGTCCACGCCGGCCCGTGGCGCCTCCCGGCCCACAGCCCGAGTCTACCGCAATCCACCCCTGCGGTGGCGGAAGCGGCCGCCCCCCGGCCCGCGCCACCGCCCGGCCGGCCGCGAAGCTCTCCCCCGGCCAGAACCGGCCACGGGCGAACGCATTCGCCGCGGGTGCCGCTTCTCCCTGCCGGCATACCACGCCACGCGGACGGTGAGAGCCTCCTCTCCGCCGGCGACGGCCCCGTGGCGGCCGCTCTAGCGCCCGCCCGTCGCCTTGCGCGGCGCCAGCTGGATGCCGGCTCCCTTCAGGTCGGCCACCGCCGCCTCGATGACGGTGTCGGCCTCCTCGTCACCCATGCGGAGCCCGTGCGAAGCGGCCAGCCGGCGAAGGCGCCGCTCCGCCTCGCTCTTCTTCATGGTCCCGTCCCATCCGTAGACGGCGCCCATCTCCTCTACCGCTCGCACCACGATGCGGGCGATCTGCATCAGGCGGACCAGCCGCTCCGGATCCCGCGCCACCCGCCGCAGGAAGTACCCCACCACGGCGCCCACGCCGGCGAGGAGGGCGTCGCCCCAGCTCAGCTCCATCCTGCTCCACCCCTGGACCGGCATATGCGGCGGCGAAACCGCCGGACGCCCCCCGGAACGGCGACGGCACGCCGGTCGGCGGCGTGCCGTCACCCTCTCGAACAGGCCAAGGCCCGGCCTCCCGCCCGCCGCGCGGGCTCAGGCGACCCGCGAGGACCGCCGCACCAGGCGCGGTCCCATCTCCCGGCGCAGGCGGAGGAGCTCCGCCCGCACCCGCAGGTAGCCCACCGTCGCCAGCAGCAGGAAGCCTGCCACCGCGATCGCCTCGTCCAGGAGCAGCAGCTGCCCCACCCCCCGAGGAAGCCACCGGTCTCCGCACACCGTCTGGCGGTTGTTTCGCCGATCCCGGCGCAGGGGTGGCACCGTCCCTGCACCGGCCACTATACCACGGCGACGGTACGGGCGACCGGCGCCCCCCGGCGGGGCCTGCACCCGCCCGGCCGTGAAGCGGCGCCTCGTGTCGCGGGTAATTTCTACGCGGAGTCACATTGCCGCCCTGAGGAATCCTGCGTACGCGAGTGCCGGTGCCGGCCACCGCAGGCAGCGAGCATTTCTTTTCACTGCTTGCAATCAAGGGCGGGCGCCCTCCAGCTCGGCGCCAGGTTGATTCCGGCGTACACCATCGGCCTCCGGTGTGCTGAGGCCGGTCGATCGCCCGGCCCCGCGTTCCGCTCATGAGAAACGGCGCTCGCCCTGCGGGCGAAGCGCTGGCGCCGGCCGCTTCCCACCGGCAGGAACGTCCTGCTTGTCGCAAATCGTAAGGGCGGCGGCGGCGGCGAACGGCATATTGACGACGGCCTGCGACGCTCCTAGCATCCGGGGTGGACTCCGGCCGGTATGCGGTATGCCATTCCACCCGCGGCCGAGTGCCTCGCGGGATCCGTGCTCCTCCCGCCCGGGCCTGCTCATTCAAGCTCGAACGGCTCAGGATTGCCCGCCCACGAGCGCGCCCGCCGACCCCCGCCGATGGTATGCCGTATGCCCCCGCTCCCACCCTGACTGCGGCCCGTTGGCCGTCAGGGGCGACCTTCCGGCGCAGTGAAGGGCAGCCGGCCTGCGGCTGTACGAAGGAGGCGCAGGTAGCGGATGAGCGCAGCGACGGCACCGGTCAGGACGGCTTCACGCTGGTGGCAAGTGGTCTACGCGATCGTGGTCATGCTGATGATCTCCGTCTACGAGTACACCTTCACCCTCTTCCAGGCTCCTCTGCAGCGCTCCCTGGGTTCCAGCCTCTCCATGATCGGCCTGACGTACACCTTCTACGTGGTGGTCCAGGCGCTGGGCCAGATTCCGGGCGGCGCCCTCATGGACCGCATCGGGCCGCGCTGGGTGATGACGGTGGCCGCCCTCTTCGCCGGACTGGGCTGGATCTTCTCCTCGCTCGCCCGCCAGATCTGGCAGCTCTGGTTGGCCTACGGTATCGGCAGCATCGGCCCCGCCATCGTCTACGCCTGCGCCATGAGCATTGCCCTCAAGTGGTTCCCGGAGCCGCGCATGAAGGGCCTGGTTTCGGGGCTGAACGCCGCCGGTTTCGGCGCGGGCTCCGCCCTCTTCATCCCGGTGGTGGCCTCGCTGATCAGCGGCTCGCCGGACGGCTGGCGGACCGCCTTCCTGATCTTCGGCATCGCGCAGCTGCTGGTCATCCTGGTGCTGGCCCAGGTACTGCGCTATCCGCCGGCCGGATGGACGCCGGAGGGATGGGATCCGCGGCGCCAGGCCCGGCAGGGACGCGCCCCGGCCAGCACGACGCGGCCGTGGACGCCCGGTGAGATGCTGCGGACCTGGCAGTTCTATGCGCTCTGGATCAGCTTCGCCTTTACCGCAGCCGCCGGCCTGATGATCGCCGGCAACCTGGCCGCCATCGGCAAGAGCGCCGGCTTCGGCGAGGCGGCCGGGCTGGTGGTGCTGGCCATCACCCTCTCCCGCATCACCAACGGCCTCGGCCGCGTCTTCGCCGGCTGGCTCTCGGACCGCATCGGGCGGCCGCTCACCATGGGCATCTTCTACCTGCTCATGGGCCTGACGCTCTTCGCGCTGCGCGCGACGGGCTCCTCGCCGGCCGCCTTCCTGGTGCTGAGCATCCTCTTCACCTTCTTCTGGGGGCCCATCTTCGTCCTCAACCCGGCGGCCGTGGGCGACTACTACGGCTCCGAGCACTCCGGGATCAACTACGGGATCCTCTAC
Encoded proteins:
- a CDS encoding AMP-binding protein, yielding MSDYAQEVASFRWQVPERFNFARDTFDAHAQTTPERMAMLWVDDEGHEQKISFGRFRERSRRLASALLALGLRPGDRLLLLLPRRVAWWESVLAALRAGVVFSPGTTQLTARDIAYRLRAAEVAAVITDPENAPKVDEALAEAGGAGGGWNGLRARILVEGEREGWLGYEELVEGGDASFEGSDTRADDPAVLFFTSGTTGYPKMTLHTQASNGIGHYVTGAYWLDLKPDDLHWNLSDTGWAKAAWSSFFGPWIMGAAVFVHHTARFNARRTLEMLARYPVTTLCAAPTNYRMLVQEDLSAFRFPSLRHCVAAGEPLNPEVIETWRRATGLTIRDGYGQTETVVCLANFPCTEVRPGSMGKPVPGFDVAVIDEEGRELPPGQEGDVAIRVRPERPVGLFREYWKDPERTAQVFRGDWYLTGDRAYRDEDGYFWFVGRADDVILSAAYRIGPFEIESVLLEHPAVAESAVVGSPDPVRGQIVKAFVVLARGWEPSEELARQLQEFVKERTAPYKYPREIEFVDDLPKTVSGKIRRVELRQREMERKGGAAPAR
- a CDS encoding xanthine dehydrogenase family protein subunit M encodes the protein MIPAAFEYRRATSLEEALRLLQEAGSEAKLLAGGHSLLPLMKLRLAQPAVLVDIGGLEELRGIRLEGEELVIGALTPHAEVAASAQVAEAFPLLARAAAAIGDLQVRNRGTVGGNLAHADPASDLPAVVLALQGRLVARGASGERVIPAGDFFLGPLSTALEPGEILTAVRLPLLAGRVGTAYVKHRHPASGYAVAGVAAVVRLAPDGSVDEARLGVTGVGLAPYRARAAEEALRGRRPEPEVLREAAARATDGVEVTGDLYASEEFRAYLCRHHAAEALEEALAAAA
- a CDS encoding xanthine dehydrogenase family protein molybdopterin-binding subunit, which translates into the protein MPTLFGTPLKRKEDPRLITGRATYTDDLRLPGMLYAAILRSPHAHARIRAVDVSAALATPGVVRVYTGKDLEGRLGPIPTAWLVPDADLKTPPHPALASERVRYTGDGVAMVVAESRAAARDALEKIRVEYEPLPAVVDAEKAMEPGAPQVHDEVPGNVVLHWRAGDGPEAAEKAIAGAEVVIRRRLRNQRLIPTAMEPRAAVAQYNPATGELTVWLTSQNPHIHRFLLSGALGIPEQKLRVVAPEVGGGFGSKIPFYPDEALVAFAARDLGRPVKWTEERSENYRATTHGRDHVQELVLAGTRDGRITALRVRAIANLGAYLSTAAPGVPTILFGLIVAGPYAIPHVDVEVFGVLTHTTPVEAYRGAGRPEATYLLERLVDLYAREIGMDPVEVRRRNFIPAGRFPYTTPTGLTYDSGDYGRALEKALEQLDYAALRHQQEELRRQGRFLGVGFSSYVEICGLGPSKVAGAVGFQGGLWESALVRVHPSGKVNAYIGSSPHGQGEETTFAQVLADELGVPVEDVEIVHGDTAQTPMGWGTYGSRTTPVGASALAVAARRVVEKARAIAAHMLEAAPEDLDFREGVFRVRGVPDRQATLGQVALQAHLAWDLPEGVEPSLEASAFYDPANFVYPFGTHAAVVEVEPATGRVKLLRYVAVDDPGRVINPLIVDGQVHGGVVQGIGQALWEAAVYDEAGQLLTGSLMDYALPHAAQLPIIETLRTETPSPVNPLGVKGVGETGTIASTPAVVNAVMDALAPFGVDHLDMPLTPEKIWRAIREAEARQGGEAA
- a CDS encoding (2Fe-2S)-binding protein — encoded protein: MEVTVRLSVNGRPVEAAAEPRTLLVHFLRETLGLTGTHVGCDTSQCGACTVLLDGRAVKSCTLLAVQADGRAVTTVEGLAELLPAEARFEGLHPLQAAFWEKHGLQCGFCTPGMLMTAADLLSRKPEATEAEIREGLEGNLCRCTGYQNIVAAVRLAGERLRTAGVAATDAVAAPVGSPARGGAR